The Populus trichocarpa isolate Nisqually-1 chromosome 11, P.trichocarpa_v4.1, whole genome shotgun sequence genome has a segment encoding these proteins:
- the LOC7472312 gene encoding uncharacterized protein LOC7472312 isoform X1 — protein MGIHPNVWAWRYHHHHDVEDNGSGTFGTGNFGKFRPRFSLCFAELIGRAVKVGIYTYKEARALQMATASSASLFQAARYGYSPSPRFSNNCHYSVRNGGVAVGVGSSSSASSPSSSAHHGFNFSSSGVNNNWKPQGIKSQATNTATKGRFSSSSGAMNGKSEPDHLLVLVHGILASPSDWTYVEAELKRRLGKNFLIYASSCNTYTKTFSGIDGAGKRLADEVMRVVQKRESLKRISFLAHSLGGLFARHAISVLYSEIAVNTGQSIDVAADTSLPNSNTTCSSRRGMIAGLEPINFITLATPHLGVRGRKQLPFLLGIPILEKLALPIAPIIVGRTGSQLFLTDGKPNKPSLLLRMTSDSEDGKFLSALGAFRCRILYANVSYDHMVGWRTSSIRREMELVTPPMRSLDGYKHVVDVEYCPPVSSDGPHFPPEAAKAKEAAQNEPSMKNTAEYHELMEEEMISGLQRLGWKKVDVSFHSAFWPFFAHNNIHVKNEWFHNAGTGVISHVADSLKQQESAMYIAASL, from the exons ATGGGCATCCATCCAAACGTATGGGCCTGGCGATACCATCACCATCATGATGTTGAAGATAATGGCAGCGGAACATTCGGAACCGGGAATTTTGGAAAATTTCGGCCAcgtttctctctctgttttgcTGAGCTGATAGGGCGTGCCGTAAAGGTGggaatatatacatataaagaaGCAAGGGCATTGCAGATGGCAACAGCTTCTTCGGCATCGTTATTCCAAGCTGCTCGATATGGATATTCTCCTTCTCCAAGATTTAGTAATAATTGTCATTATAGTGTAAGAAATGGAGGTGTAGCTGTAGGTgtaggttcttcttcttccgcttcttctccttcttcttccgcCCACCACGGATTCAACTTCTCTTCTTCTG GTGTAAATAATAACTGGAAACCCCAAGGCATTAAATCTCAAGCTACGAATACTGCCACTAAAGGAAGATTTTCATCATCCAGCGGCGCAATGAATGGGAAAAGTGAACCTGATCATCTTCTTGTTCTCGTACATGGCATTTTGGCTAG TCCAAGTGACTGGACATACGTGGAAGCAGAGTTAAAAAGGCGTTTGGGAAAAAACTTTCTAATTTATG CAAGTTCGTGTAACACCTACACTAAAACATTCTCTGGGATTGATGGAGCAGGAAAGCGACTTGCAGATGAA GTTATGCGAGTTGTACAGAAGAGAGAGAGCCTGAAAAGGATTTCCTTTTTAGCCCATTCTCTAGGTGGCTTGTTTGCAAGACATGCTATTTCTGTGCTTTATTCAGAAATTGCTGTAAATACTGGCCAATCCATTGATGTGGCTGCTGATACTTCGCTGCCTAATTCAAATACAACTTGTTCCTCAAGACGAGGTATGATTGCCGGGTTGGaaccaattaattttattacccTGGCAACTCCACATCTTGGGGTGAGAGGCAGAAAGCAG ctTCCATTTCTCTTGGGTATTCCCATCTTAGAGAAACTTGCTCTTCCAATAGCTCCTATTATTGTGGGTAGAACTGGCAGTCAACTGTTTCTCACTGATGGTAAACCTAACAAACCATCTCTTCTTCTGAGAATGACATCAGACTCTGAAGATGGGAAGTTTTT ATCTGCTCTTGGTGCATTTAGATGTCGTATTCTTTATGCAAATGTATCTTATGATC ATATGGTTGGTTGGCGTACATCCTCCATAAGGAGAGAGATGGAACTTGTCACG CCCCCTATGCGATCTTTGGATGGTTACAAGCACGTTGTAGATGTTGAATATTGTCCCCCAGTTTCTTCTGACGGCCCCCATTTTCCTCCAGAAGCTGCCAAAGCAAAGGAGGCAGCACAGAACGAGCCCAGCATGAAAAATACAGCAGAGTACCATGAACTCATGGAAG AGGAAATGATAAGTGGCTTGCAGAGGTTGGGATGGAAAAAAGTTGATGTCAGCTTTCACTCAGCATTCTGGCCCTTCTTTGCTCATAACAACATACAT GTGAAAAATGAATGGTTTCATAATGCTGGCACTGGGGTGATCTCTCATGTTGCAGACAGCCTAAAGCAACAAGAATCCGCCATGTATATTGCTGCTAGCTTGTAG
- the LOC7472312 gene encoding putative lipase C4A8.10 isoform X2: MNGKSEPDHLLVLVHGILASPSDWTYVEAELKRRLGKNFLIYASSCNTYTKTFSGIDGAGKRLADEVMRVVQKRESLKRISFLAHSLGGLFARHAISVLYSEIAVNTGQSIDVAADTSLPNSNTTCSSRRGMIAGLEPINFITLATPHLGVRGRKQLPFLLGIPILEKLALPIAPIIVGRTGSQLFLTDGKPNKPSLLLRMTSDSEDGKFLSALGAFRCRILYANVSYDHMVGWRTSSIRREMELVTPPMRSLDGYKHVVDVEYCPPVSSDGPHFPPEAAKAKEAAQNEPSMKNTAEYHELMEEEMISGLQRLGWKKVDVSFHSAFWPFFAHNNIHVKNEWFHNAGTGVISHVADSLKQQESAMYIAASL, translated from the exons ATGAATGGGAAAAGTGAACCTGATCATCTTCTTGTTCTCGTACATGGCATTTTGGCTAG TCCAAGTGACTGGACATACGTGGAAGCAGAGTTAAAAAGGCGTTTGGGAAAAAACTTTCTAATTTATG CAAGTTCGTGTAACACCTACACTAAAACATTCTCTGGGATTGATGGAGCAGGAAAGCGACTTGCAGATGAA GTTATGCGAGTTGTACAGAAGAGAGAGAGCCTGAAAAGGATTTCCTTTTTAGCCCATTCTCTAGGTGGCTTGTTTGCAAGACATGCTATTTCTGTGCTTTATTCAGAAATTGCTGTAAATACTGGCCAATCCATTGATGTGGCTGCTGATACTTCGCTGCCTAATTCAAATACAACTTGTTCCTCAAGACGAGGTATGATTGCCGGGTTGGaaccaattaattttattacccTGGCAACTCCACATCTTGGGGTGAGAGGCAGAAAGCAG ctTCCATTTCTCTTGGGTATTCCCATCTTAGAGAAACTTGCTCTTCCAATAGCTCCTATTATTGTGGGTAGAACTGGCAGTCAACTGTTTCTCACTGATGGTAAACCTAACAAACCATCTCTTCTTCTGAGAATGACATCAGACTCTGAAGATGGGAAGTTTTT ATCTGCTCTTGGTGCATTTAGATGTCGTATTCTTTATGCAAATGTATCTTATGATC ATATGGTTGGTTGGCGTACATCCTCCATAAGGAGAGAGATGGAACTTGTCACG CCCCCTATGCGATCTTTGGATGGTTACAAGCACGTTGTAGATGTTGAATATTGTCCCCCAGTTTCTTCTGACGGCCCCCATTTTCCTCCAGAAGCTGCCAAAGCAAAGGAGGCAGCACAGAACGAGCCCAGCATGAAAAATACAGCAGAGTACCATGAACTCATGGAAG AGGAAATGATAAGTGGCTTGCAGAGGTTGGGATGGAAAAAAGTTGATGTCAGCTTTCACTCAGCATTCTGGCCCTTCTTTGCTCATAACAACATACAT GTGAAAAATGAATGGTTTCATAATGCTGGCACTGGGGTGATCTCTCATGTTGCAGACAGCCTAAAGCAACAAGAATCCGCCATGTATATTGCTGCTAGCTTGTAG